Proteins from one Niallia circulans genomic window:
- a CDS encoding SDR family NAD(P)-dependent oxidoreductase — translation MFDLSLNNKVVLVTGVDDMLGAAICKKLAEAGAIVWIHRFHTNEAVDLHKEIRSMGGLASVITSDLQTANEVQAVVKKIIEQNGKIDVLINYADKSAKTTINQLTPSAWLAAFQVNLDVPFLCCQAIIPIMLGLKGGTIINITSQAASTGDVGPAYAAGKSAFQSFTKGLATEFTGTTIKVKEVVAPISLHDQNSSFQAKNKVMKAVANKILLLCTPYLDEEIEALDKEGLNK, via the coding sequence ATGTTTGACTTATCCTTAAATAATAAAGTTGTCCTAGTAACAGGTGTGGACGATATGCTAGGTGCAGCTATTTGTAAAAAATTAGCTGAAGCTGGAGCAATCGTTTGGATACATCGTTTTCATACGAACGAGGCAGTTGATCTTCACAAGGAGATACGCTCAATGGGAGGGCTTGCTTCCGTTATAACAAGTGACCTGCAAACAGCAAATGAGGTTCAAGCAGTTGTTAAGAAAATAATCGAACAAAATGGAAAAATAGATGTACTTATTAATTATGCAGACAAATCTGCCAAAACAACCATTAATCAACTGACACCATCAGCTTGGCTAGCAGCGTTTCAAGTGAATTTAGATGTGCCCTTTCTTTGCTGTCAAGCAATTATCCCAATCATGCTGGGACTGAAAGGAGGAACTATTATTAATATAACCTCACAAGCAGCTAGCACGGGTGATGTTGGACCAGCTTATGCTGCAGGTAAAAGTGCATTCCAATCGTTTACGAAAGGGCTGGCAACAGAATTTACAGGAACAACAATTAAAGTAAAGGAAGTGGTTGCACCAATTTCTTTACACGATCAGAATAGTAGCTTCCAAGCGAAAAATAAAGTAATGAAAGCAGTTGCAAACAAGATATTACTTTTATGTACCCCTTATTTAGATGAAGAGATAGAAGCATTGGATAAGGAGGGCTTAAATAAATGA
- a CDS encoding SDR family NAD(P)-dependent oxidoreductase gives MMLKNILIIGGASGIGKEIALHFAKDGHQVAVADINKQTLTQMIADSDHHNLFPFEVDAGSSESVASLANEIHTRFGSLDLLVYSAGITNSVGFLDIDWATWHKTMAVNLHGLFYSIKFCQPILAQGGSIVIIGSGSAITGTGGGIHYAASKGGAFGLMRSLVTELGKNNININVVAPRVIESDMLNNLYPTEQSKKSLTKEIPIGRFGTPNDVFHAVRYLSSAEGKYVHGQILLLDGGRTYKQLL, from the coding sequence ATGATGCTAAAAAACATCCTAATTATTGGCGGAGCAAGTGGAATCGGCAAAGAAATTGCTTTGCATTTTGCAAAGGATGGACATCAAGTGGCTGTTGCAGACATAAATAAACAGACATTAACGCAAATGATTGCTGACAGTGACCATCATAATCTGTTTCCTTTTGAGGTTGATGCAGGTTCCTCGGAAAGTGTTGCGTCACTTGCCAATGAAATTCACACAAGGTTTGGTTCCCTTGACCTCCTTGTTTACTCAGCAGGTATAACTAATTCAGTGGGGTTTTTGGATATTGACTGGGCTACTTGGCACAAAACGATGGCTGTTAATCTGCACGGACTTTTTTACAGCATTAAATTTTGTCAACCGATACTAGCGCAAGGTGGAAGCATTGTTATCATTGGATCAGGCTCTGCCATAACAGGCACTGGTGGCGGCATTCACTATGCAGCATCAAAGGGCGGAGCCTTTGGCCTGATGAGATCGCTGGTTACAGAGCTTGGCAAAAATAATATTAATATCAATGTTGTTGCCCCTAGAGTAATTGAGTCAGATATGCTTAATAATTTATACCCAACAGAACAATCAAAGAAGAGCCTAACAAAAGAGATTCCCATTGGCAGATTCGGAACACCAAATGATGTATTCCATGCAGTCAGATATTTAAGCAGTGCGGAAGGGAAATATGTGCATGGACAAATCCTGCTGCTTGATGGGGGGAGAACGTATAAACAATTATTATAA
- a CDS encoding sugar-binding transcriptional regulator: MEWQEKRQLVKVSSMYYHDGLTQAQIAQKLGVSRPVISKLLQRAKDEGIVKIYIKDESVHTVELERKLEQHFGLLDAVVVPNNGLSEEMAKREVGQAGASYISNNIKDVKSIGISWGETLAHLVQEYPYERREDVTVVPLEGGMGVKQVQIHANQLANDLAKKLQSTCTYLYAPAIVETEELKERLMGMEDVQTVLEIGRNVDVALVGIGNPYANSTLMRLGYLQEHDLAQLREVGTIGDIGFRFFNENGEPIDDSLNTKVIGITLAEFQKIKKVIAVVEGQHKVESILGALKGKFIDVLITDELTASAIIKKMTI; this comes from the coding sequence ATGGAGTGGCAAGAAAAACGACAATTAGTAAAGGTTTCCAGCATGTACTATCATGATGGGTTAACACAAGCACAAATTGCGCAGAAATTAGGTGTATCAAGACCAGTTATATCCAAGCTGCTTCAAAGGGCAAAGGACGAAGGAATCGTGAAAATATATATAAAGGATGAAAGTGTTCACACAGTTGAATTAGAAAGAAAGCTTGAGCAACATTTCGGGCTGCTTGATGCTGTCGTTGTTCCAAACAACGGACTGTCAGAGGAAATGGCCAAACGGGAGGTTGGTCAAGCAGGAGCAAGCTATATTTCCAACAATATTAAAGATGTTAAAAGCATTGGGATCTCCTGGGGAGAAACACTGGCACATCTTGTACAGGAATATCCATATGAACGCAGAGAGGATGTAACAGTTGTCCCATTAGAAGGGGGAATGGGAGTGAAGCAAGTGCAAATTCATGCAAATCAACTTGCTAATGACCTAGCGAAAAAACTGCAAAGCACCTGTACTTATTTGTATGCTCCTGCTATTGTGGAAACAGAAGAACTAAAAGAACGGCTTATGGGCATGGAGGATGTTCAAACAGTATTAGAAATCGGCCGCAATGTGGATGTTGCTCTCGTTGGGATTGGAAATCCATATGCGAATTCAACATTGATGAGATTAGGATATTTACAAGAACATGATTTAGCACAGCTTCGTGAAGTTGGAACAATCGGTGATATCGGTTTTAGATTTTTTAACGAAAACGGTGAACCAATCGACGATTCTTTAAACACGAAAGTAATCGGCATTACGTTAGCTGAGTTCCAGAAAATTAAAAAAGTAATTGCCGTTGTGGAGGGACAACATAAAGTAGAAAGTATATTAGGCGCATTAAAAGGAAAATTTATTGATGTATTAATTACAGACGAATTAACGGCAAGTGCTATAATAAAGAAAATGACTATATAA
- a CDS encoding bh protein, with protein sequence MEITEFDVSLYCSRCQDETLHYVHYLNNKISSTECTNCHRKIDMHLNPKRELYKEIYKRVVSKPTRLTEEYSQGLNKFIVGVPKRALSKPYRLMKYVDETRIALKKFKSQH encoded by the coding sequence TTGGAAATTACAGAGTTTGATGTCTCCCTTTATTGTTCACGCTGTCAAGATGAAACCCTGCATTATGTTCATTATTTAAACAATAAAATCTCAAGTACCGAGTGTACGAATTGCCACCGTAAAATTGATATGCACCTTAATCCGAAAAGAGAATTGTATAAAGAGATATATAAGCGAGTAGTTTCAAAACCAACCCGACTTACCGAGGAGTACAGTCAAGGCTTAAATAAGTTTATCGTCGGTGTTCCAAAACGGGCTCTTAGTAAACCATATCGCTTAATGAAGTACGTTGACGAAACAAGAATTGCCCTAAAAAAATTTAAAAGTCAACATTGA
- a CDS encoding GntR family transcriptional regulator: MFELDIRSRTPIYEQLVEKFVELIVTGVLKADEQLPSVRTLATQVTINPNTIQKAYRELELKGYIYSVKGKGSYVKASEFIQDDSKKVEALARLDKAIKEALYLGVSPEELLLHIKKQIN, encoded by the coding sequence ATGTTTGAACTGGATATTAGAAGCAGAACACCTATCTATGAACAGCTTGTAGAAAAATTCGTTGAGCTAATTGTCACAGGCGTATTAAAGGCGGATGAACAGCTTCCGTCTGTTCGCACACTGGCAACACAGGTGACAATCAATCCTAATACAATCCAAAAAGCGTATCGAGAGCTTGAATTAAAAGGCTATATCTATTCTGTTAAAGGTAAAGGCAGTTATGTCAAGGCATCTGAATTTATTCAAGATGACAGTAAAAAAGTCGAGGCACTAGCAAGACTGGATAAAGCAATAAAGGAAGCACTGTACTTAGGCGTATCGCCAGAGGAATTGCTTTTGCATATTAAAAAGCAGATAAATTAA
- a CDS encoding ABC transporter ATP-binding protein, which produces MIQLKQVVKRINKDVILDKMSLNIQKGSIYGLLGSNGAGKTTILKLLAGIYKQNEGAVTVEEQPVFENTNLKSRMFFIADYPSFLPHYTTKQMALFYKELYPNWNEALFEKIGNQLEINVNKKIHHFSKGVQRQIAFWLAFATEPEYLILDEPFDGLDPVIRSNVKKLIVQQVAEREMTVIISSHNLSEVEDLCDHISIIHKGKCLIENDIDEIKLDFHKIQVAFQEANTIEQLKKSLSMVHFEQRGSVSMFIVKGEKDDIIKQIDQYKPLLLDILPLTLEEIFIYQMEELDYAIKENLLL; this is translated from the coding sequence ATGATTCAATTAAAACAAGTCGTGAAACGAATCAATAAGGATGTCATTCTCGACAAAATGAGCTTGAACATACAAAAAGGAAGTATCTACGGCCTGCTTGGCTCCAATGGTGCTGGAAAAACAACAATTTTAAAATTACTTGCAGGCATTTACAAACAAAATGAAGGAGCAGTTACAGTGGAGGAGCAACCTGTTTTTGAAAATACGAACTTAAAAAGCAGAATGTTCTTTATTGCTGATTATCCTTCCTTTTTGCCTCATTACACGACAAAGCAAATGGCGCTTTTCTATAAGGAGCTTTATCCGAACTGGAATGAAGCACTGTTTGAAAAAATCGGCAATCAGCTTGAAATTAACGTAAATAAAAAAATTCACCATTTTTCTAAAGGTGTGCAGAGGCAAATTGCCTTTTGGCTTGCTTTTGCAACTGAGCCAGAATACTTAATATTAGATGAACCGTTTGACGGACTTGATCCTGTGATACGCTCGAATGTGAAGAAACTCATTGTGCAGCAGGTTGCGGAAAGAGAAATGACGGTTATCATTTCCTCTCATAATCTCTCAGAAGTAGAGGATTTATGTGATCATATTAGTATTATCCATAAAGGAAAATGCTTGATTGAAAACGATATTGATGAAATAAAGCTTGATTTTCATAAAATCCAAGTTGCTTTCCAGGAAGCAAACACCATTGAACAATTGAAAAAAAGCTTAAGCATGGTCCATTTCGAACAACGTGGCAGTGTCAGCATGTTCATCGTAAAAGGGGAAAAAGACGATATCATCAAGCAAATCGACCAGTATAAACCTTTATTACTAGATATCTTGCCACTTACATTAGAAGAGATATTTATTTACCAAATGGAGGAATTGGACTATGCCATTAAAGAAAACCTATTATTATAA